One genomic window of Corallococcus caeni includes the following:
- the pyrE gene encoding orotate phosphoribosyltransferase, whose amino-acid sequence MADTLERDRARLLEVLTQRSFERRRVVLSSGKESDFYIDCKRTALLAEGHYLIGRLMLEAIRRDAPSAVAAGGLTLGADPLASAVSLTSFLEGGGQKSLHAFIVRKEPKGHGTGQWIEGLSALGPGAPVAIVEDVVTTGASTLKAIERAKLEGLTVLGAFALVDRLEGGREAVEAAGHRLTTLFTRKDFIP is encoded by the coding sequence ATGGCGGACACGCTCGAACGCGACCGCGCCCGGCTCCTGGAGGTGCTCACGCAGCGCTCCTTCGAGCGCCGGCGCGTGGTGCTCTCCTCCGGCAAGGAGTCGGACTTCTACATCGACTGCAAGCGCACGGCGCTGCTCGCCGAGGGGCACTACCTCATCGGCCGGCTGATGCTGGAGGCCATCCGGCGCGACGCTCCGTCGGCGGTGGCCGCGGGCGGGCTGACGCTGGGCGCGGATCCGCTCGCGTCGGCGGTGAGCCTCACCAGCTTCCTGGAGGGCGGCGGCCAGAAGTCCCTGCACGCCTTCATCGTGCGCAAGGAGCCCAAGGGCCACGGCACCGGTCAGTGGATTGAAGGCCTGTCCGCGCTGGGCCCTGGCGCCCCGGTGGCCATCGTGGAGGACGTGGTGACGACGGGCGCGTCCACGCTCAAGGCCATCGAGCGCGCGAAGCTGGAGGGCCTGACGGTGCTGGGCGCCTTCGCGCTGGTGGACCGCCTGGAGGGCGGACGCGAGGCCGTGGAGGCCGCTGGCCACCGCCTCACCACGTTGTTCACGCGCAAGGACTTCATCCCGTGA